In a single window of the Candidatus Methylomirabilota bacterium genome:
- a CDS encoding IS110 family transposase, with protein GKAKKVALTACMRKLLTILNAMLKHQTPWTINIARSS; from the coding sequence CCGGGAAAGCGAAGAAGGTCGCCTTGACCGCCTGTATGCGGAAGCTGCTGACCATTCTGAATGCGATGCTCAAACATCAGACCCCGTGGACCATAAATATTGCGCGTAGCTCTTGA
- a CDS encoding HU family DNA-binding protein: MTKAELVDKIAKDACITKKAAETALASVTAGVRDSLKKGKKVTLVGFGTFSVAKRAARNGRNPQTGDIIKIKAAKTPRFRAGKALKDAVR, from the coding sequence ATGACCAAAGCGGAACTCGTGGACAAGATTGCCAAGGATGCTTGCATCACGAAAAAGGCGGCAGAAACGGCGCTGGCCAGTGTCACAGCGGGGGTACGGGACTCTCTCAAGAAAGGGAAGAAGGTTACTCTGGTGGGCTTTGGGACGTTCTCGGTAGCCAAGCGAGCGGCCCGGAACGGGCGCAATCCTCAAACGGGTGATATCATCAAGATTAAGGCGGCGAAGACCCCGCGGTTCAGGGCGGGAAAAGCCTTGAAAGACGCCGTCAGGTAA